ctgcagggggaCACGATAGCCAGGCTGCCCTGCCTCTGCATTTATCACAAAAGGTACCATGAGGGGACAGCCAGGCGGGTGGcaaggggacaggcagggacacctgagGCTCAGCAGCATGGTGGTAACATGCTCTCCTCTTGCAGCTGTATAGACTCATGGTTTGAAGTGAACAGATCTTGCCCAGAGCATCCTTCTGATTGACCCGCCGGGCGTGCTTGCTGACTTCTCTCTAAGGTGAGCCTGTAGTGGACTGCTCAGAAGGGATATTCCCATGCCGGGTTTAAATCCAGGGCTGAAAGTGGAGGATGGGGTGGGATAGGGTGGGATGTGACAGCcagggctcctgctcctcacccgGGATggtctctctctgcctttgcagGGCACCTTGCTATACCTGCTGTACCTCCTCTCCCCGTCCCCCCCACCCTGCCTGGAGTTTTGGGCTGACTTTAAATTCCTcgagaagacaaaaataaaacccagaaactTGAATCCACTTGGGACAACGGcgcagtttttattttattttgttatttttatttgttctgttgtttttctgctttttgttttgttttgttttgtttttttaatttaaaagatttaaaacaaaaagaaacatccAGGAGAAGACAGTGTGAGAAAAGCGGAGCGACCTGCTCTCCCCTCCACAGCCGTTGGTCACCAGGAGAGCTCTGCCCGCCAGGGAGGCCCCAGGGACGCCCTTGGCCAAAACCCTGCCATGATGTTTGGCTTTTCTCCCCGAACCGAAAGGGGAAAGCTGCCAGGGGACAGCCGGCCAAACGGAGCACGCAGCATTTCTCACCGGCAACCCCCCACCTCCCACCCGGACTCGCCCGGGGGCTCTGCTCGGTTTTTTTGCACTGACTAAACGGGaaatttctcctctctcccatcTCCCTTTTGGAGATCTCCACCCCAGCCCCGGCAGCGTTGAGATGGGGACTCTGCCCCACACCGAGAGTGGGGCCACTGCTCCCCCCTGCTGAGTCGCAGGGGTCCGTCTTTCAAGTGTttacaatgagaaaaaaaaaggaaaaaaaaaaggaaaaaaaagaagaaaaaagagaaaatggacaaaaaaaaaaaaccaccaaacaacaaaccacaacTGAAGCTTCGTGTTGACTGGCGTGTTCTTCAATTTGAGCTTCCCTGCCCCGGTGATGTTTACAGACTGGTCACTCTTTAACTCAGCTATAACCACTCAGAgactggagagctgcagcatccctgccgCCCCTCTCGTGCCCCCTCGCAAGGGCTCCTCTTGCCAAAACCACCccccctctttcttttccatcgGCTTTGAGTTGGACCCTTTTGAGGAGGGTATGGGGAAGGCCCCAATGGCCCCCCGGATGCCCCTGGCCATCCCTAGTCACAGGGGTGGCTTTGCTGGAGGTGCCAAGATGGTGTCATTTCATGGCAGTGACCCCCTCgcccatccccatcccctcctgGTGCGGCGGGCGCATTTTCGTTGGTGAGACCTCCCCTGCCGGTGGCCGTGCCCCTGCGGGAAacctttctgtatttatatattaaaaaccgggggaaaaaaagagttcagaGCTTGGGGGGAGCTTCCTTCATTAGTCAAGGTGTTTTGATATGGTATTAAAACAATGTTCAATAAAATAttcactgttattttatttcactggcTTTCTTGGTGAAGCAGATGGTGCCAGTGGGGTGCTGGAGCCCCCCACCCATGCCAattccccctgccatgtgggGATGGATGGCCACAGTGGTGCTCGGCAGGTCCCCAGAGAGCTCCCacctggcaccagcagcactgcagctcaggGGAAGTGGCTGAAGTGGGATGCCAAGGATGCCCTGCCCTGTGTGTGCTGTCTGGGACAGAGgcctgctgggaaggggctggggggtcCTGTCCACCCAAACAACTTCACAGCACATGGACACCCTGAGTGAAAAGGGTTTTTTGGGGCTTTGAGGATCCCTGACCCCCAGAAGTGGGGATGGGGGGATTTGTAGGGACACATACAGTGGCACTGGAGGGCAGCATGGCCACTCTGGCCCTGACACCAGGGGCTGAGGCCCCCTCACCTCCAGCTCAGTGCCGGTGCTCCCCCTCAGAGCACCTTGCCAGGGTTCATGAGGTTGTGGGGGTCGAGCGCAGCCTTGATGGAGCGCAGGGTGTCCAGGCCCTCCtggcccagctcctcctgcagcagtgcccgCTTGCCCAGCCCCACGCCGTGCTCCCCGGTGCAGGTGCCCCCCGCCGCCAGTGCACgcctgcaggacagggaggggCAGGGCATGGGGACGTCTGTCCATCCAGCCCTGGCCCCCCAGAGTACTCTGGCCCCACCTTCCCAGGCGCTGGGTGAAAGCATGGATGCGCTGGGCCTCCTCTGGGTCCTGGGAGTTGAAGATGAGGAGGCAGTGGAAGTTGCCATCACCCACATGTCCCACCATGGGTCCTGCAAAGCCACAGGTCAGATGGTGTGTGGCATGAAGGATGGTgaccccccagccccctctgtCCCAGGGGGCTGTGGCCCTGCTGACCGGTGATGCTGGAGGCCTGCAGGTCCTGCTTGGTCTCCACCACCACGTCGGGCAGGCGGGAGATGGGCACGCAGACATCCGTGGAGTagccctgggacagggagggcagagctgtggcactCGCAGCACCATGGGCGCTGCCGCCATCATCCCCATCCTTGTGCCTCACCTGGCAGCCAGGCCGCAGGGCCAGGGCAGCGTACCAGGCATTGTGGCGCATGGACCAGAGCTGCTCAcgctcctccagcccctcggCCCAGGCCAGGCCAGAGCCACCGTTCTGTCGCACAATCTCCTCTGATGGTGACCAGGAGCTCTGGGACAGGACCCACAGCACCCCCGGGCACCCAGCCCTCACCCAGGACCTCCAGTGCCCATCCTGGGCACCCATCCCACATCCTGGGATACTCCTGGTCCCTCTGCCCCTTGTCCCTGGGTCCCTGTCCGCCACCCTGTGACACCCCTGGTCTCCCCTGTCCCATGTCCATAAGTCCCTCAGCAGACCCTAGAGCAGACACCCAGCCCTCACCCTAGTGTCTTCCCAGTCCTCATCCCAAGCCTCCATCGCTGGTCCCCCTCTTCCTGGTCCTGGGCACTTATCCCCCTCCTCAGGACACCCCTGATCTCCCATCCCCTATCCATAGGCAGCCATCCATGACACCAGTCCCCCAATTCTAGGCTCTGGGCACCTGTCCCTCATCCTGATGATCTCAAGGTCTCCAAtccccacccagccctgggTACCCATCCCTCACCCCAGGACATGCCTGGTCCCACTGTCCCATGTCCTGGACATCCATCACTCACCCCAGTGACACATCATGGCCCCCTAGCACCACACTTCACTCCAGAACACCCTGGCCCCCGTGTCCCATGTCCCTGGGTACCCATCCCTCATCCCTGGGTATACaacacagcccccagccccagacACCCTATCCTCACCCCTATTCCCAGCCGTACCcgtctgctgctgctgctcagccaggctgtgccGGGAGCCATGGAGCTCCAGGAGGAgcgtggctgctgctggcagccccatCCCACTGAAGCGGCCACAGGCATCTGCCATCACCTCATCCAGGAACTCTGGGTGGGAGGAGGCAGTGCTGAGCTCCACCACTGGCACCTggacccccagccccacctctGGCTGCGGGCACCTACCGATGCGGGCCACGGGCACAGCGGCCTGCAGCACCTGAACTGTGCAAGCCACGGCCGCCCCCACACTGGGGAAAGAGGCAACAGTGGCAGCAGTGGCCTCGGGCAGTGGGCAGGCGCAGCGTGGCCTGAGTCAGGAAGCCCAGGGTGCCCTCAGAGCCCACGAAGAGCGAGGTCAGGTCATAGCCAGCCGCCCGCTtcctgcacagagctggtgaGCAGGCGCCCACGTGGCACAtggccagcccagcacagccccccgGCATCCCAGCGCCCACCTGGGCTGGCGCCCGGGGCCGGCGGTGTGGAGCAGGCGCCCGTCCGGCAGCACCACGCGCAGGTTGAGCACGTTGGGGCGCATGGTGCCGTAGCGCACCGCGTTGGTGCCCGAGGCCCCCGTGGCAGCCATGCCACACAGCGAGGCATCTGCCCCAGGGTCTGTGAGCAGGGGATGGGCAGGGGAGGCAGGTGGGGATGGTGTCCACTCCCACATGGACACCACTGGGACCTCAACTACAGCAAAATTATGGGCATTCCCAGAAGCACAGGGGTCATGCCACTTCCATTCCCATGGGAGCCCCTGGGAGTGCAGTGCACCCATGAACACCACAACACCTCCAACACTCCCAAGATGCCCAGGCCTACAGGCATCCCCAGCACCTCCAGTGCTGTCACCCCCAGCCCCGTGACCCCCCTCGTGCCCACAGTACCGACAGGGAACCAGAGCCCGGTGCCACGCAGGTGCTTGTTGAGGGCCTTGCGGGTGACACCGGGCTCCACCGTCACCGAGAAGTCCTCGAGGCTCAGCTCCGCGATGGCATCCATGCGGCTCAGGTCAAAGCAGACACCgccctggcacaggggcagCCGGGGCTCTGGGCACGGCCGGGCACCCAGAGCCCCCGGGGGGTCGGAGGTGCCGGGGGAGCCGATACCTGCACGGCATTGACGCCTCCTTCGAGGCCGGTACCGGTGCCAAAGGGCACCATGGGCACGCGGCAGCGGTGACAGAGCgctgccagctcctgcacctGCCCCACCGCCTGGGGCCACACCACGACGTCCggaggggcacagctgggggaCAGGCAGCACCACTGACCCACTGACTTCAACCACTTGATCCTCCCCATGGCCCTCCCCCAACCCGGGACTTGTCATatgccccttcccctccccacgGCCCCTTGTCTACCCAAACATTTCCCATGCCCAGAGCTGGCCCCTCCCCGTCTGACCCCTTCCCCTTCCAGTGCCTCTTGTCCTCCCCAGATCTCTTCCCTAtgccccttccccttcccatggtctttcccctccccagagccttccccaggggtcccagctccagaggcacTCACGGGTGCATGGACTCATCGTGGCCGTGCTGCTCCCGCACCGCTGTGGCCGTGGAGACATTGGGGGCCCCAACCACGGCCCTCAGGGCCTCCACGAAGTCCGGGGGCAGCGAGGGCTGCGGGGGGAACAACGCGGGCCCTTCAGGGACGCAGTGGGGAGGGTCTGATCGCGGCCATGGGCCAAGGGCACAAGGCCAAGTGGCCGCGTCAGGACCTGAGTGCCCTTCGGAGCCCCGGCCCCaccttggagcagcagctgcgGCGCCCCAGGGCTGCCCCGAGCGCCAGCACCCTCCGCAGGGCCATGTCTTGACGGGACAAGACCGCGAACATGGGAACTGCACAGGACCAGGACATTGCCCTCTCCCGCAGCCTGTCTGTCCCTCCCCCACACTGACACCTTAAGGTGGCTCCAGCCACACGCGAGTGTGTCCCTGACGGGGGGAACTGGGTCCCACCAGTGCCTGTGGTCATGttcccctgctgtcccctgcctgAGCGGAGTCACTGCATTCACCGTGgcccctcccctcccccgcATCCCCATGCCTGCTCAAGTATCCCCACAGCTGGTCAGGGGTCCATGACCCCATAGGAGACCACACGTCCCCAtgctcctcccctcccagccaggagtCACCATGTCCCCCTGCCCATCTGTCCCCATTCCCAAGCAGGTGTCCCCGTGCCCCCCTGCCCCTCTGTTTCCCTGCGCAGTCAGGTTTCCCCATTCAGGGCCAGGAGTCCCCATGCCCGTCTGCCCATCTGTCCCCGTTCCCAGCCAGGTTTCCCCGTTCAGGGCCAGGAGTTCCCATGTCCCCCGTCCatctgtccctgttcccagccagGTGTCCCCATGCCCAGAGAACTGACCCCAGCCCACGGcacatccccatccccagccgGCTGTCTCCCGGCCACCCGCCTGCCCCATGCCCCGCTCCTGTCCCTCCCGGCATGGTGACAAGGACACAGTGCTCAGGGGGTGGCAGCGTTTATTGCTGGCCTCAGTTGGCCTCCAGGATGGAGTCGATCCAGTCGCGGAGCTTGGTGACGCGGGCGTACACGCCGGGCGTCTGGGTGTcgcaggtgctgctgccccaggagaCGATGCCCACCAGGTTCCAGGCGCCGTCCTTCTGGCACACCAGCGGGCCCCCGGAGTCGCCCTGCACGGGGCAGCGGGTGAGCGCCGGGACGGGGCCCGGGGGCGCCG
This genomic interval from Corvus cornix cornix isolate S_Up_H32 chromosome 11, ASM73873v5, whole genome shotgun sequence contains the following:
- the LDHD gene encoding LOW QUALITY PROTEIN: probable D-lactate dehydrogenase, mitochondrial (The sequence of the model RefSeq protein was modified relative to this genomic sequence to represent the inferred CDS: inserted 2 bases in 1 codon), with translation MSWSCAVPMFAVLSRQDMALRRVLALGAALGRRSCCSKPSLPPDFVEALRAVVGAPNVSTATAVREQHGHDESMHPCAPPDVVVWPQAVGQVQELAALCHRCRVPMVPFGTGTGLEGGVNAVQGGVCFDLSRMDAIAELSLEDFSVTVEPGVTRKALNKHLRGTGLWFPVDPGADASLCGMAATGASGTNAVRYGTMRPNVLNLRVVLPDGRLLHTAGPGRQPRKRAAGYDLTSLFVGSEGTLGFLTQATLRLXPLPEATAATVASFPSVGAAVACTVQVLQAAVPVARIEFLDEVMADACGRFSGMGLPAAATLLLELHGSRHSLAEQQQQTEEIVRQNGGSGLAWAEGLEEREQLWSMRHNAWYAALALRPGCQGYSTDVCVPISRLPDVVVETKQDLQASSITGPMVGHVGDGNFHCLLIFNSQDPEEAQRIHAFTQRLGRRALAAGGTCTGEHGVGLGKRALLQEELGQEGLDTLRSIKAALDPHNLMNPGKVL